One Thermosipho atlanticus DSM 15807 DNA window includes the following coding sequences:
- a CDS encoding AAA family ATPase, whose translation MENFRKFKFLVLEDLSNINIFFGDNNSGKTTILEALFLHSSGLNIGAFINVVFPARQKNIFTSNYEFGEDLLNLFYNGFDSSGDLKINIISIDENDSENKTEIKFFPSTFLSQLMVDNVSTNYEVTDFVNESNKMKENVEQGSLVFLGKMEVTMNNEKKLYELTLPLKIESSKYLKLAVYHDILSHRNPSIEKILYGDLKRKDKLNETVQELQKVFPEITGIDNIPYPDGSPKIYVQTKNSKLPFSLFGDGFRRFFYLIGNMEMYRNSVHLIEEIDATFHPSSVPTLARLLINYSLNYYEQMFLTSHNQEFLEIFLNAFEDRKEILENNIRVFTLKELNGKQKLLKLNGFDALKYIKKFNMELR comes from the coding sequence ATTGAAAATTTTAGAAAATTTAAATTCTTGGTTTTAGAAGACTTATCAAATATAAACATATTTTTTGGAGATAACAACTCTGGAAAGACAACAATTCTAGAAGCCTTGTTTTTGCATTCATCGGGACTTAATATAGGAGCTTTTATTAATGTCGTCTTTCCTGCCAGACAAAAAAACATATTTACTAGTAATTATGAATTTGGCGAAGATTTATTAAACCTTTTTTATAATGGATTTGATTCTAGTGGAGATTTGAAGATTAATATTATATCAATAGATGAGAATGATTCAGAAAATAAGACGGAAATAAAGTTTTTTCCTTCTACTTTTTTGTCGCAGTTAATGGTTGATAATGTTTCTACAAATTATGAAGTAACAGATTTTGTAAATGAAAGTAATAAGATGAAAGAGAATGTAGAACAAGGCTCTTTAGTGTTTTTAGGTAAGATGGAAGTAACAATGAATAATGAAAAAAAATTATACGAATTAACGCTCCCATTGAAAATCGAAAGCTCAAAATATTTAAAATTGGCGGTCTATCATGATATTTTGTCACATCGAAATCCTTCAATTGAAAAAATATTGTATGGTGATCTTAAAAGAAAGGATAAATTAAATGAAACTGTTCAAGAATTACAAAAAGTATTTCCTGAAATAACAGGAATAGATAATATTCCATATCCTGATGGTTCACCTAAAATATATGTACAAACAAAAAATTCAAAATTGCCATTTTCGCTTTTTGGAGATGGTTTTAGAAGATTTTTTTATTTAATTGGAAATATGGAGATGTACAGAAATTCTGTTCATCTGATTGAGGAGATTGACGCTACTTTTCATCCTTCTTCAGTTCCAACTTTGGCAAGATTACTAATTAATTACAGTTTAAATTATTACGAACAAATGTTTTTAACTTCTCATAATCAAGAATTTCTTGAGATATTTTTAAATGCATTTGAAGATAGAAAGGAAATTTTGGAAAATAATATTAGGGTATTTACGTTAAAAGAACTCAATGGGAAACAAAAATTACTAAAATTAAACGGCTTTGATGCTCTTAAATATATCAAAAAATTCAATATGGAGTTGAGATAA
- the ruvC gene encoding crossover junction endodeoxyribonuclease RuvC, protein MTILGVDPGYGILGYGVLEKNGNKIKHITHGVITTTKDIEMPDRLGYIYTEFVKLIDKYSPDVCAIESLFFYNNSKTAIHVGEARGVILLAISQKNIPLKEFTPYQVKNNVTGYGRADKKQVQKMMKILLALDEVPKPDDAADALAVAWCYAVEKAY, encoded by the coding sequence ATGACTATACTTGGTGTTGACCCTGGATATGGTATACTGGGGTACGGTGTATTAGAAAAAAATGGAAACAAGATAAAGCACATTACACATGGGGTAATTACAACAACAAAAGATATTGAAATGCCCGATAGGTTGGGATATATATATACTGAATTTGTAAAACTTATTGACAAATATTCCCCAGATGTTTGTGCTATTGAAAGTCTTTTTTTCTACAATAACTCAAAAACTGCAATCCACGTCGGAGAAGCAAGGGGAGTTATTCTTCTTGCAATATCTCAAAAAAATATACCACTTAAAGAATTTACTCCGTACCAGGTAAAAAACAACGTAACAGGATATGGAAGGGCAGATAAAAAACAAGTACAGAAAATGATGAAAATACTCCTTGCACTTGATGAAGTACCAAAACCAGATGATGCTGCTGATGCCCTTGCTGTAGCCTGGTGCTATGCCGTAGAAAAAGCATATTAA
- a CDS encoding PolC-type DNA polymerase III has translation MKYKFSNLNFPISKISDYFNIDLPGEINEIIYDSENKFLIFYISTVSNDPVIKLLEEKLKMFFGVNVRIEFTSKNIEKEDILNIFNGNAPYVKDIEILNDTIIVKTFSEFAAKKIEKKIKYVEKITNKKVEFELIEDELINTPKITLNSNEKNPLKKMKNNSKYYFPSNINLSAKNTLLRGKVFEFEVSEYGKQILTIYVTDRKDSITCKVFENVGEYTDKIELGKWYYFKGSMAVDKNGEFYFAVKDIFEDPEPLERNDEAEEKRIELHAHSKMSDLDAIIDIKEYVKKAKEWGWKAVAITDHGNVQAIPYLYQEATSNGIKPIFGTEMYFLSEEGDIVKNIFDDKNIDDVTYTVFDLETTGTNAKFDEIIEIGAVKVKKGKVIDTYQSFVKPTKSINTFTQNLTGITDDMVENARKIEEVLPEFFEFIKDTVLVAHNADFDFGFIREITRKLYGKEFDFTYIDTLKLSKAVLKHKIKSYGLSKLVEYFGVGPFEHHRAYEDAAVTAEVFDKLINIVKKQGIRTLTQINNLKSKISASSIRTKRVFNHLTILVKNKDGLKNLYKLVSDAHIKYFKYVPFVPKSILKTYKDGLLFGTGCENGEIFNMLTGAATDEEIIELLKDYDYVEIFPLDTISTVEKEQAKEIFKRLYTLAKKLNLPVVMVSNAHFIEPEDIKARHVLLAPKENSNPNDEDLRDKNARYYLRTTDEMLTAAMEIFEDEKIAREIVIDGPNKVAEMIEEVVPVKKKLHPPVIEGSDEKVKNLSITKAKELYGDPLPELIQTRLEKELKSIIENGYSVLYEIAHLIVKKANEDGYVVGSRGSVGSSFVAYLMGITEVNPLPPHYLCPHCKYVEFSEEVGSGYDLADKICPKCGTKLIKTGQDIPFETFMGFKGDKVPDIDLNFSGEYQDRAHSYIVELFGKDHVYRAGTISTIANRSAIGYVKSYMEVKNEKLNNAEKQRLASMVTGVKRTTGQHPGGLMIVPKDMTVYDFTPIQFPANKKDSDMCTTHFAYESIHDDLVKLDALGHDDPTMLKLLYEYSGIDPTTVPMDDKETLALFSSLRPLKIKASDLGTDVGTIGIPEFGTNFVQEMLKETRPKTFAELVRISGLSHGTDVWLNNAQEIIRSGRATLSEVISCRDDIMNFLIQHGVEESTAFKIMEKVRKGKGLSEDDEQIMKEKKIPEWFIQSCKKIKYLFPKAHAVAYVSMAFRIAYFKVHHPLAYYAAFFSIKGGEFPLDIILKGPKFIKKRIMELSVNMKKDIKERGEEKVLEATLEMYLRGIHFLPPDILKSDYRRFLIEEGRLRIPLNKIPGVGENVAFSIVEARKEKKFTSIEDLKKRTKLSKAHIETMKKLHILDHLPETDQPTLF, from the coding sequence ATGAAGTATAAGTTTTCAAACTTAAACTTTCCAATCTCCAAAATTTCAGATTATTTCAACATAGACCTTCCAGGTGAAATAAATGAAATAATATACGATTCTGAAAACAAATTTCTCATCTTTTACATATCAACAGTCTCTAATGACCCGGTTATAAAATTACTTGAAGAAAAACTAAAAATGTTCTTTGGAGTTAATGTACGCATAGAATTTACCTCCAAAAACATTGAAAAAGAAGATATTTTAAATATCTTCAACGGTAATGCACCGTACGTTAAAGATATTGAAATCTTAAATGACACCATCATTGTCAAAACATTCAGTGAATTTGCTGCTAAAAAGATTGAAAAAAAGATAAAGTACGTTGAAAAAATCACAAACAAGAAAGTTGAATTTGAGCTAATTGAAGATGAACTTATAAATACTCCAAAAATCACATTAAATTCCAACGAGAAAAACCCATTGAAAAAGATGAAAAACAACAGTAAGTACTATTTCCCTTCCAACATCAACCTCAGTGCAAAAAATACTCTTCTCAGGGGAAAAGTATTCGAATTTGAAGTATCTGAATATGGAAAACAGATACTTACAATTTACGTTACTGATAGAAAAGATTCCATCACATGTAAAGTATTTGAAAATGTAGGAGAATATACAGACAAAATAGAACTTGGTAAATGGTATTACTTCAAAGGTTCCATGGCGGTTGATAAAAATGGAGAGTTTTATTTCGCAGTAAAAGACATCTTTGAAGACCCAGAACCACTTGAAAGAAACGATGAAGCAGAAGAAAAAAGAATAGAGCTTCACGCTCATTCAAAAATGAGCGATTTAGACGCCATAATCGATATAAAAGAATACGTGAAAAAGGCAAAAGAATGGGGATGGAAAGCTGTAGCAATAACGGATCACGGAAATGTCCAAGCTATACCGTATCTATATCAAGAAGCTACTTCAAATGGAATAAAACCCATTTTTGGAACCGAAATGTATTTTTTAAGTGAAGAGGGAGACATAGTAAAAAATATCTTTGATGATAAAAACATAGACGATGTAACATATACAGTTTTTGACCTTGAAACAACGGGAACAAACGCAAAATTTGATGAAATAATCGAAATTGGTGCTGTAAAAGTAAAGAAAGGAAAAGTAATTGATACATATCAATCTTTTGTAAAACCAACAAAAAGTATAAATACATTTACTCAGAACCTTACAGGTATAACAGATGATATGGTTGAAAATGCTAGAAAAATTGAGGAAGTTCTTCCTGAATTTTTTGAATTTATAAAAGATACAGTTCTTGTTGCACATAATGCAGACTTTGATTTTGGCTTTATAAGAGAAATTACAAGAAAACTGTATGGTAAAGAATTTGATTTTACATACATTGATACCCTTAAACTTTCAAAAGCAGTACTAAAGCACAAAATAAAATCATATGGACTTAGTAAATTGGTGGAATACTTTGGAGTTGGTCCATTTGAACACCATAGGGCATACGAAGATGCTGCCGTAACTGCAGAAGTGTTTGATAAATTGATTAACATTGTTAAAAAACAAGGAATTAGAACTCTTACACAGATAAATAATTTAAAATCAAAAATTTCCGCATCAAGTATAAGAACAAAAAGAGTATTTAATCATTTAACCATCCTTGTTAAAAACAAAGATGGTCTAAAGAACCTATACAAACTAGTATCGGATGCCCACATAAAATACTTTAAATATGTTCCATTTGTTCCAAAAAGTATTTTAAAAACATACAAAGATGGACTTCTTTTTGGTACCGGTTGTGAAAATGGTGAAATATTTAATATGCTAACGGGGGCAGCAACAGATGAGGAGATTATTGAACTTTTAAAAGATTATGATTACGTTGAAATATTTCCCCTCGATACTATTTCAACTGTTGAAAAAGAACAAGCGAAAGAAATATTTAAAAGGTTATATACCCTTGCCAAAAAACTAAATCTTCCAGTTGTAATGGTGAGCAACGCACACTTTATCGAGCCAGAAGATATAAAAGCAAGACATGTGCTTCTTGCACCAAAGGAAAATAGTAATCCAAATGATGAAGATTTAAGAGACAAAAATGCAAGATATTATCTTAGAACAACTGATGAAATGCTTACTGCAGCTATGGAAATATTTGAAGATGAGAAAATTGCAAGAGAAATTGTAATAGATGGGCCAAACAAAGTTGCAGAGATGATAGAAGAAGTTGTACCAGTTAAAAAGAAACTTCATCCACCTGTAATTGAAGGTTCAGATGAAAAAGTTAAAAACCTTTCAATTACAAAGGCAAAAGAACTATACGGCGATCCTCTACCAGAACTAATTCAAACGAGGCTTGAGAAAGAACTTAAAAGTATAATTGAAAATGGTTATTCTGTGTTGTACGAAATAGCTCACCTTATAGTTAAAAAAGCAAATGAAGATGGATACGTAGTTGGCTCACGTGGTTCTGTTGGTTCATCATTTGTCGCCTACCTTATGGGTATAACTGAGGTTAACCCATTACCACCTCATTACCTATGTCCACATTGTAAATATGTGGAATTTTCTGAAGAAGTTGGTTCAGGATATGATTTAGCTGACAAAATATGCCCAAAATGCGGAACAAAATTAATCAAAACGGGGCAGGATATTCCATTTGAAACATTTATGGGTTTTAAAGGGGATAAAGTGCCCGATATCGATTTAAATTTCTCAGGCGAATACCAAGATAGAGCACATAGCTATATTGTAGAACTCTTTGGAAAAGACCATGTGTATAGAGCTGGAACAATAAGTACAATTGCAAATAGAAGTGCAATTGGGTATGTCAAAAGTTATATGGAAGTAAAAAATGAAAAATTAAATAACGCTGAAAAACAAAGACTAGCCAGTATGGTAACTGGTGTAAAAAGAACCACCGGACAACACCCAGGTGGTCTAATGATCGTTCCAAAAGATATGACGGTGTACGATTTTACGCCAATACAATTCCCAGCTAACAAGAAAGACTCTGATATGTGTACAACACACTTTGCATACGAATCTATACACGATGACCTTGTAAAACTTGATGCGCTAGGTCACGATGACCCCACTATGTTGAAATTGTTGTATGAATACAGTGGAATTGATCCAACTACAGTACCCATGGATGATAAAGAAACACTTGCTTTGTTTTCATCTCTTAGACCTTTAAAAATAAAAGCATCGGACCTTGGTACAGATGTTGGAACAATAGGTATCCCAGAATTTGGCACAAATTTTGTTCAAGAAATGCTGAAAGAAACAAGACCAAAAACATTTGCCGAACTTGTTCGAATCTCAGGACTTTCCCATGGAACGGATGTTTGGCTAAACAACGCACAGGAAATAATTAGGTCTGGAAGAGCAACTCTTTCGGAGGTTATTTCCTGTCGTGATGACATTATGAACTTCCTCATTCAACACGGTGTTGAAGAATCAACTGCCTTTAAAATTATGGAAAAGGTAAGGAAAGGTAAAGGATTATCTGAAGATGACGAACAAATTATGAAAGAAAAGAAAATACCAGAATGGTTTATCCAATCTTGTAAAAAGATAAAATATCTATTTCCCAAAGCACACGCTGTTGCATATGTAAGTATGGCATTTAGAATTGCATACTTTAAAGTACACCATCCCCTTGCATATTATGCAGCTTTTTTCTCTATAAAAGGGGGGGAATTCCCATTAGATATAATTTTGAAAGGACCAAAATTTATAAAGAAAAGAATAATGGAACTATCAGTTAACATGAAAAAAGATATTAAAGAAAGGGGAGAAGAAAAAGTACTTGAAGCAACTCTTGAAATGTATCTCAGGGGGATACATTTCTTACCACCGGATATTTTAAAGAGTGATTACAGAAGATTCTTAATTGAAGAAGGAAGACTCAGGATTCCTCTTAACAAAATACCTGGTGTTGGTGAAAACGTTGCTTTTTCCATTGTTGAAGCAAGGAAAGAAAAGAAATTCACTTCAATAGAAGACCTTAAAAAAAGGACAAAATTAAGTAAAGCTCACATAGAAACAATGAAAAAATTACATATTTTAGACCATCTTCCTGAAACCGATCAACCAACTTTGTTCTAA
- a CDS encoding transposase, whose product MAKKGQKFKKYSSKLKEEVIRLYFEEQLPKRTIASLLGIDQNRVRLWINNYLTHGTVELKRGRPKKETLEEEMERLRAENAYLKL is encoded by the coding sequence TTGGCAAAGAAAGGACAGAAATTTAAGAAGTATTCTTCTAAACTAAAAGAAGAAGTCATTAGACTTTACTTTGAAGAGCAACTTCCAAAACGAACCATTGCATCTCTTTTAGGCATTGATCAAAACAGAGTTCGTTTGTGGATTAACAACTATCTTACTCATGGAACAGTTGAACTAAAAAGGGGTAGGCCAAAGAAGGAAACATTAGAAGAAGAAATGGAAAGGTTAAGAGCTGAGAATGCATATTTGAAGCTC
- a CDS encoding sigma factor, whose protein sequence is MGIYQTYKNEVKNITGRYFKMYKNKVYSYEDLEQTVWYILLTGLAKFDGRGDERLFILSFIRYKLISILKYNRKPPHCGDNPFTPLCMDYISADDVHTEYFVKVHGEYD, encoded by the coding sequence TTGGGAATTTATCAAACTTACAAAAATGAAGTCAAAAACATCACAGGAAGATATTTTAAAATGTACAAAAACAAAGTTTATTCATATGAAGATTTAGAACAAACTGTATGGTACATACTTTTAACAGGTTTAGCTAAATTCGATGGTAGAGGAGACGAAAGATTGTTCATCCTATCGTTCATTAGATATAAACTAATTTCCATATTAAAATACAACAGAAAACCGCCACATTGTGGGGATAATCCTTTTACTCCTCTATGTATGGATTATATTTCAGCTGATGATGTTCACACAGAATACTTTGTGAAAGTACACGGCGAATACGATTAA
- a CDS encoding DUF2922 family protein yields the protein MKRLTLVFRNQTDGTAIRINLSEPIANIDSATLEADAQVLIDNGLVPVGYVFDEAKVVETNTNVLLDLIQ from the coding sequence ATGAAAAGACTTACTTTGGTATTTAGAAACCAAACCGATGGAACTGCTATTAGAATTAATCTTTCTGAACCAATTGCAAACATTGATTCAGCTACTCTTGAAGCAGATGCACAGGTATTAATAGACAATGGACTTGTACCAGTAGGATATGTGTTTGATGAAGCAAAAGTTGTTGAAACAAATACAAATGTTTTGCTTGACCTTATTCAGTAA
- a CDS encoding sugar transferase — protein MKIIRIINFIDIFIIFILNYFIFSSVFISVFLSVIIWLGIYAFRVYDHEYLKDYHEQLIRVFAGVMIGFIGILIFYPLMDKILNRWFFIYNALFLITTIPILHKIEFFLLMKNIPQKRYLVIGEKEELKDILNEIERKSQGKVKFAEFLNPSPTALKAKIKQYDAILIADQELERYVKEQLTELKEKYEIEYLPNLAENILKRIPIKVAIKFKEYYEIAFQSTKESPAKRLLDIFVSILGLILFSPFMLITAIAILIEDGRPVIFKQLRVGKDNKHFTLIKFRSMKKHIESKAKFADQEQNRILKIGKLIRPVRIDESLQFINILKGDMSIVGPRPEQIPFVRQFEKEIEFYSQRHNVKPGLTGWAQIMYKYASDLNEVKKKLSYDLWYVKNRNIFLDLKIILQTLEVIFWKRGAK, from the coding sequence ATGAAAATAATAAGGATAATCAACTTTATTGATATTTTCATTATTTTTATATTAAATTACTTTATATTCTCATCTGTTTTCATATCCGTTTTTCTTTCTGTTATAATATGGTTAGGAATATATGCTTTTAGGGTATACGACCACGAATATCTAAAAGATTATCATGAACAACTGATAAGGGTCTTTGCAGGAGTAATGATAGGCTTTATTGGAATATTAATATTTTATCCATTGATGGATAAAATATTAAACCGCTGGTTTTTCATATACAACGCCCTTTTTTTAATTACAACAATTCCTATTTTACACAAAATAGAATTCTTTCTTTTAATGAAAAATATTCCACAAAAAAGATACCTTGTAATAGGGGAAAAGGAAGAATTAAAAGATATACTAAACGAGATTGAAAGAAAATCACAAGGTAAAGTCAAATTTGCAGAATTTTTAAACCCATCTCCAACAGCACTTAAAGCCAAGATAAAACAGTATGATGCAATCCTTATTGCCGATCAAGAACTTGAAAGATATGTAAAAGAGCAGTTAACCGAGCTAAAGGAAAAATATGAAATAGAATACCTTCCAAACCTTGCAGAGAATATTTTAAAAAGAATACCAATAAAGGTTGCAATAAAATTTAAAGAGTACTATGAAATAGCTTTTCAAAGTACAAAAGAATCACCAGCAAAAAGATTACTTGATATATTTGTTTCAATACTTGGGTTAATATTATTTTCTCCATTTATGCTTATAACGGCAATTGCCATACTTATTGAAGACGGAAGGCCAGTTATTTTTAAGCAATTGAGGGTTGGAAAAGACAACAAGCATTTTACATTAATAAAATTCAGAAGCATGAAAAAACATATTGAAAGTAAAGCAAAATTTGCAGACCAGGAGCAAAATAGGATATTAAAAATAGGGAAATTAATAAGACCGGTTAGAATAGATGAATCTTTGCAGTTTATAAATATACTAAAAGGTGATATGAGTATCGTAGGACCAAGACCAGAACAAATACCATTTGTCAGGCAATTTGAAAAAGAAATAGAATTTTATTCTCAAAGGCATAACGTAAAGCCAGGGCTTACAGGTTGGGCACAGATAATGTATAAATATGCATCCGATTTAAATGAAGTGAAAAAAAAGCTTAGCTATGACTTATGGTATGTGAAAAATAGAAACATATTTCTTGATTTAAAAATAATTCTTCAAACACTTGAAGTTATTTTCTGGAAGAGGGGAGCGAAGTGA
- a CDS encoding MFS transporter, with protein MELIAPFFHFIADFFNAFIKPLAPYFIDKFNIDNRTFASSIALIGGLTSLVQVFFGAYFDKKSRDGLYITTIVLLEIFFITFLGFVNSFIIFIALVAIVRILNSAFHPVTAGFAGKSQKGKHIALFSVAGTLGAGIAPVFITAYQKLVGIEKLYYITVIVTIFILLFSKSLLSYRKETIPTRKLSLKLDILKLFPVFLIVTTRSFSMNIFHTYIPIYMNEAGNSLVIGGSVLTAGMLLGVFTNYLGTTVLEKTNSKITNSIGFLGMGIFGLLFVFVPSIPFKILSFILFDGFSFFTMSSNIVTAQKLLPNNKALASSISMGFSWAIGSFLTSGYSAIFGNNIMFMMLSASIAVLIVLVVYISSVKY; from the coding sequence ATGGAATTAATAGCTCCTTTTTTCCATTTCATTGCTGATTTTTTTAACGCGTTTATAAAACCACTTGCACCTTACTTTATTGATAAATTTAATATAGACAACAGAACTTTTGCAAGTTCTATTGCCTTAATTGGTGGTTTAACATCACTTGTTCAAGTTTTCTTTGGCGCATATTTTGATAAAAAAAGCAGAGATGGGTTATACATAACTACAATTGTCCTTTTAGAAATCTTCTTTATAACCTTCCTTGGTTTTGTCAATTCATTTATAATTTTCATAGCTCTTGTTGCAATTGTTAGAATTTTAAATTCTGCATTTCACCCAGTAACTGCTGGATTTGCTGGGAAAAGCCAAAAAGGAAAACATATTGCTTTGTTTTCCGTTGCAGGAACACTCGGTGCTGGTATAGCACCAGTATTTATTACAGCTTATCAAAAGTTAGTTGGTATTGAAAAATTGTACTATATAACAGTTATTGTCACTATTTTTATACTCCTTTTTTCAAAAAGCCTTTTATCATACAGAAAAGAAACAATTCCTACAAGAAAACTTTCTTTAAAATTAGATATATTAAAGCTTTTTCCAGTATTTCTAATTGTTACAACAAGAAGCTTTTCAATGAACATCTTTCATACATATATTCCAATATATATGAATGAAGCTGGAAATTCCCTTGTAATAGGTGGTTCTGTATTAACTGCTGGTATGCTACTTGGCGTCTTTACAAACTACCTTGGAACAACTGTTCTTGAAAAAACAAATTCAAAGATAACTAATTCCATCGGTTTTCTCGGAATGGGTATCTTTGGACTTTTGTTTGTCTTTGTACCGAGCATCCCATTTAAAATTTTGTCATTTATCTTATTCGATGGTTTTAGCTTCTTTACAATGTCTTCCAATATAGTAACAGCGCAAAAGCTTCTCCCCAACAACAAGGCTCTTGCTTCCTCCATCTCCATGGGATTTTCCTGGGCGATTGGTAGTTTCCTAACAAGTGGCTATTCAGCTATATTTGGTAACAACATCATGTTCATGATGTTGTCAGCAAGTATTGCTGTATTAATTGTACTTGTAGTTTATATCTCCTCCGTCAAGTACTAA
- a CDS encoding DUF1659 domain-containing protein: protein MKRLSLKWLVGTDVNGDPVFKRQTLNVEDTIDVAKALVVAQTLEKYTTYSVDTAQVITYEAVI, encoded by the coding sequence ATGAAAAGACTTTCTCTTAAGTGGCTTGTTGGTACCGATGTAAACGGTGATCCAGTTTTCAAAAGGCAAACTTTAAACGTAGAAGACACTATTGATGTTGCAAAAGCATTAGTTGTTGCACAAACACTTGAAAAGTATACTACATATTCTGTAGATACTGCTCAAGTAATTACATATGAAGCTGTTATATAA